A window from Streptomyces subrutilus encodes these proteins:
- a CDS encoding Rieske (2Fe-2S) protein, giving the protein MSVTEQPAPSSGPGPDGDAAADRLRDRISADSLTTRRDYLRIVTTVSGGLAIGGIGVAAGILHRHGDSESLPQPKKVTDRLSPGQSVAFRYPGDEDRAVAVRLGDGSLVGYSAVCTHLACGVLWREDRGPDGELYCPCHEGVFDARTGEVTAGPPPRPLPKVFLTERPDGSVWAVATARSGEPAKDALCRQFGDDHPADAAQLGCPGAARPKAAESRRT; this is encoded by the coding sequence ATGAGCGTCACCGAGCAGCCGGCCCCGTCCTCCGGCCCGGGTCCCGACGGCGACGCCGCAGCCGACCGGCTCCGGGACCGGATCAGCGCCGACTCCCTGACCACCCGCCGCGACTACCTGCGGATCGTCACCACCGTCTCCGGCGGCCTGGCCATCGGCGGGATCGGAGTCGCCGCCGGCATCCTGCACCGGCACGGCGACAGCGAGTCCCTGCCCCAGCCCAAGAAGGTCACCGACCGGCTGTCCCCCGGCCAGTCCGTCGCCTTCCGCTACCCGGGCGACGAGGACCGGGCCGTCGCGGTACGGCTCGGCGACGGCAGCCTCGTCGGCTACTCGGCCGTCTGCACCCACCTCGCCTGCGGGGTGCTGTGGCGGGAGGACCGCGGACCCGACGGGGAGCTCTACTGCCCCTGCCACGAAGGGGTCTTCGACGCCCGCACCGGAGAGGTGACCGCGGGCCCGCCGCCCCGCCCCCTCCCCAAGGTCTTCCTGACCGAGCGGCCCGACGGCAGCGTATGGGCCGTCGCCACCGCCCGTTCGGGGGAGCCGGCCAAGGACGCCCTGTGCCGGCAGTTCGGCGACGACCACCCCGCGGACGCCGCACAGCTGGGCTGCCCCGGAGCGGCCCGGCCCAAGGCGGCGGAGAGCAGGCGCACATGA
- a CDS encoding 4Fe-4S dicluster domain-containing protein, giving the protein MMGRTIFIDPGRCIGCQACVSACRECDSHRGKSMIHLDYTEPGMSVASLPTVCMHCEDPVAPCAEVCPADAILVTADGVVQQADTTRCIGCSNCVNACPFGVPKIDLQAKLQLKCNLCYDRTAYGLAPMCATVCPTGALFYGTLEELQAERPGVQVADSFVFGDVVVSTGVAMVVPAEKVQWPVPGGLPVVEINGVDVR; this is encoded by the coding sequence ATGATGGGCCGCACGATCTTCATCGATCCGGGTCGCTGCATCGGCTGCCAGGCGTGCGTCTCGGCCTGCCGCGAGTGCGACTCGCACCGCGGGAAGTCGATGATCCACCTGGACTACACCGAACCCGGCATGTCCGTCGCCTCCCTCCCGACCGTCTGCATGCACTGCGAGGACCCGGTCGCGCCCTGCGCCGAGGTCTGCCCCGCCGACGCGATCCTGGTGACCGCCGACGGAGTGGTCCAGCAGGCCGACACCACCCGCTGCATCGGGTGCTCGAACTGCGTCAACGCCTGTCCCTTCGGCGTCCCGAAGATCGACCTCCAGGCCAAGCTCCAGCTGAAGTGCAACCTCTGCTACGACCGCACCGCCTACGGCCTGGCCCCCATGTGCGCCACCGTCTGCCCCACCGGCGCCCTCTTCTACGGAACCCTCGAAGAGCTCCAGGCCGAGCGCCCCGGCGTCCAGGTCGCCGACTCCTTCGTCTTCGGCGACGTCGTGGTCAGTACCGGCGTGGCGATGGTCGTCCCCGCCGAGAAGGTCCAGTGGCCCGTCCCCGGCGGTCTGCCCGTCGTCGAGATCAATGGAGTGGACGTCCGATGA
- a CDS encoding MFS transporter → MTSAVTTDTSARPGYGQLLRTPGALSFLLPGFAARQPFAMLIIGIVLLVQHTTGSYGDAGIVATVTGVSMALFAPQMGKLADRRGQAAVLIPVVFAHAAAIGALTALALLGAPMWALALAAVPAGASVPQVGPMVRARWAAKLEGSPLLSTAAAWESVTDELTFVVGPVLATFLCTTIHPSAGLIAEASLTLVGGLLFAAQRGTQPKPAPRLASGEKHVSALSVPGLRVLVVAFVGVGAVFGGMLISLTAFSNEIGNPGANGLLYGVFAGGNMIAGIACGTIAWKIGPRRRLILGYVGLTAAASVLWAANSAILMGAIGLVVGLCIAPALITGYTMIEQLVPAAARTEAFTALTGAVALGQAAAVTIAGSLTDAHGSTAGFLVPMVATALALITLLALRSKLAPTAPSRIVNASAPASRDESNERGIGHRVPVTVD, encoded by the coding sequence GTGACATCCGCGGTCACGACCGACACGTCCGCCCGCCCCGGCTACGGACAGCTCCTGCGCACGCCCGGCGCCCTCAGCTTCCTGCTCCCCGGCTTCGCCGCCCGGCAGCCCTTCGCGATGCTGATCATCGGTATCGTCCTGCTCGTCCAGCACACCACCGGCTCGTACGGCGACGCCGGCATCGTCGCGACCGTCACCGGCGTCTCGATGGCCCTGTTCGCCCCCCAGATGGGCAAGCTCGCCGACCGCCGCGGCCAGGCCGCCGTGCTGATCCCCGTCGTCTTCGCCCACGCCGCCGCCATCGGCGCCCTGACCGCGCTCGCCCTGCTGGGCGCGCCGATGTGGGCGCTCGCGCTGGCCGCCGTGCCGGCCGGTGCCTCCGTCCCGCAGGTCGGGCCGATGGTCCGGGCCCGCTGGGCCGCCAAGCTCGAAGGCTCGCCGCTGTTGTCGACGGCCGCCGCCTGGGAGTCCGTGACCGACGAGCTGACCTTCGTCGTCGGCCCGGTCCTCGCGACCTTCCTGTGCACCACGATCCACCCCTCGGCCGGCCTGATCGCCGAGGCCTCGCTGACCCTCGTCGGCGGTCTGCTCTTCGCCGCCCAGCGCGGCACCCAGCCCAAGCCCGCTCCGCGGCTCGCGAGCGGCGAGAAGCACGTCTCGGCGCTGTCCGTCCCCGGCCTGCGCGTCCTGGTCGTCGCCTTCGTCGGCGTCGGCGCCGTCTTCGGCGGCATGCTGATCTCGCTCACCGCCTTCTCCAACGAGATCGGCAACCCGGGCGCCAACGGCCTGCTGTACGGCGTCTTCGCCGGCGGCAACATGATCGCGGGCATCGCCTGCGGCACGATCGCCTGGAAGATCGGCCCGCGCCGCCGCCTGATCCTCGGCTACGTCGGCCTGACCGCCGCCGCGTCCGTCCTGTGGGCCGCGAACTCCGCGATCCTGATGGGCGCGATCGGCCTGGTCGTCGGCCTGTGCATCGCCCCGGCGCTGATCACCGGCTACACCATGATCGAGCAGCTGGTCCCGGCCGCCGCCCGCACCGAGGCGTTCACCGCACTGACCGGCGCGGTCGCCCTGGGCCAGGCCGCCGCGGTCACCATCGCGGGCAGCCTGACCGACGCGCACGGCTCCACGGCCGGCTTCCTGGTGCCGATGGTGGCCACCGCACTGGCGCTGATCACCCTGCTGGCCCTGCGGTCCAAGCTGGCGCCGACGGCCCCGAGCCGGATCGTGAACGCGTCCGCCCCCGCCTCCCGTGACGAGTCGAACGAGCGTGGGATCGGTCACCGCGTGCCGGTGACGGTGGACTGA
- a CDS encoding potassium/proton antiporter, with the protein MTVHTLNELLLVCSLVLLVAVVAVRVSSRSGLPSLLIYLGIGIAIGQDGIGNVVFDNAELTQVIGYAALVVILAEGGLGTKWKEIRPALPAAISLSLVGVAISVGVTAAGAHYLVGLDWRQALLIGAVVSSTDAAAVFSVLRKVPLPSRITGVLEAESGFNDAPVVILVVAFATVGPVDDWYVLLGKIALELAIGAAIGLTVGFVGAYGLRHVALPASGLYPIAVMAIAVAAYAAGAMAHGSGFLAVYLAAMVLGNAKLPHWPATRGFADGLGWIAQIGMFVLLGLLVTPHELVNDFWPAVIIGLVLTMVARPLEVFVSLLPFRIPWQEQALMSWAGLRGAVPIILATIPMVSGIEGSERVFNIVFVLVVVYTLVQGPTLPWLARKLNLGDTDESAADLGIESAPLEKLRGHLLSFAIPPASRMHGVEVSELRLPPGASVTLVVRDAKSFVPAPSTVLRRGDELLVVATDPVRDAAEARLRAVARGGKLAGWLGTGEAAGDGAGHAPGGGRARH; encoded by the coding sequence CTGACTGTCCACACGCTCAATGAGCTCCTGCTGGTCTGTTCGCTCGTCCTGCTCGTCGCCGTCGTGGCGGTGCGCGTCTCGTCACGCAGCGGACTCCCCAGCCTGCTCATCTACCTCGGCATAGGCATCGCGATAGGCCAGGACGGCATCGGCAACGTCGTGTTCGACAACGCCGAGCTGACCCAGGTGATCGGATATGCCGCGCTCGTCGTGATCCTCGCCGAGGGTGGTCTGGGCACCAAGTGGAAAGAGATCAGACCCGCCCTGCCGGCCGCGATCTCGCTGTCGCTGGTGGGCGTCGCGATCAGCGTGGGCGTGACCGCCGCGGGGGCGCACTACCTGGTCGGACTGGACTGGCGCCAGGCCCTGCTGATCGGCGCGGTCGTCTCCTCGACCGACGCGGCGGCCGTCTTCTCCGTCCTGCGCAAGGTCCCGCTCCCCTCCCGCATCACGGGCGTCCTGGAGGCCGAGTCCGGCTTCAACGACGCACCCGTCGTCATCCTCGTCGTGGCCTTCGCCACCGTCGGCCCGGTCGACGACTGGTACGTGCTGCTCGGCAAGATCGCTCTGGAGCTGGCCATCGGCGCCGCCATCGGCCTGACCGTCGGCTTCGTCGGCGCGTACGGGCTGCGGCACGTGGCCCTGCCCGCCTCGGGCCTCTACCCCATCGCCGTGATGGCCATCGCGGTCGCGGCGTACGCGGCGGGCGCGATGGCGCACGGCTCCGGCTTCCTCGCCGTCTACCTGGCGGCCATGGTCCTCGGCAACGCGAAGCTCCCGCACTGGCCCGCCACGCGGGGGTTCGCGGACGGTCTCGGCTGGATCGCCCAGATCGGCATGTTCGTGCTGCTGGGCCTGCTGGTCACCCCGCACGAGCTGGTCAACGACTTCTGGCCGGCCGTGATCATCGGGCTGGTGCTCACGATGGTGGCGCGGCCGCTGGAGGTCTTCGTCTCCCTGCTGCCCTTCCGCATCCCCTGGCAGGAGCAGGCCCTGATGTCGTGGGCCGGCCTGCGCGGCGCGGTGCCCATCATCCTGGCGACCATCCCCATGGTGTCCGGGATCGAGGGCAGCGAACGCGTCTTCAACATCGTCTTCGTGCTGGTCGTCGTCTACACCCTGGTCCAAGGGCCGACCCTGCCCTGGCTGGCGCGCAAGCTGAACCTCGGCGACACCGACGAGTCGGCCGCGGACCTGGGCATCGAGTCGGCGCCGCTGGAGAAGCTGCGCGGGCACCTGCTGTCCTTCGCGATCCCGCCGGCCTCGCGCATGCACGGCGTGGAGGTGAGCGAGCTGCGGCTGCCGCCGGGGGCCTCGGTCACCCTGGTGGTCCGGGACGCCAAGAGCTTCGTACCGGCTCCGTCTACCGTGCTGCGGCGCGGGGACGAGCTGCTGGTCGTGGCGACCGATCCGGTACGGGACGCCGCCGAGGCGCGGCTGCGGGCCGTGGCGCGGGGCGGCAAGCTGGCGGGCTGGCTCGGCACGGGCGAGGCAGCGGGCGACGGGGCGGGGCACGCGCCCGGCGGCGGCCGGGCCAGGCACTGA
- a CDS encoding carboxymuconolactone decarboxylase family protein — MPRIPLTPPRTLLVRLGAWYSRRTYGKVLDPGLAYGHHARVLRTYVGLERRAARWNALDAGVKHLALMAAAARINCSWCVDFGYWEGRERGLDAEKIERVPRWREARELFTEVELLAMEYAEAMTETEPTVTDALAAELLRRLGEAAFVELTAVVALENWRSRVNSAFGLTGQGFSDACRPPAGR, encoded by the coding sequence ATGCCCCGCATCCCGCTCACCCCGCCCCGCACCCTGCTCGTGCGCCTGGGCGCCTGGTACTCGCGCCGCACCTACGGGAAGGTGCTCGACCCGGGGCTCGCGTACGGGCACCACGCGCGGGTGCTGCGCACGTACGTCGGACTGGAGCGGCGGGCGGCCCGGTGGAACGCCCTCGACGCCGGGGTGAAGCACCTCGCGCTGATGGCGGCGGCGGCCCGGATCAACTGCTCGTGGTGCGTGGACTTCGGCTACTGGGAGGGCCGGGAGCGCGGGCTGGACGCCGAGAAGATCGAACGGGTGCCGCGGTGGCGGGAGGCGCGGGAGCTCTTCACCGAGGTGGAACTGCTGGCCATGGAGTACGCCGAGGCCATGACCGAGACGGAGCCGACGGTCACCGACGCGCTCGCCGCGGAGCTCCTCCGCCGGCTGGGCGAGGCGGCGTTCGTGGAGCTCACCGCGGTGGTCGCGCTGGAGAACTGGCGCTCGCGCGTCAACAGCGCGTTCGGACTGACCGGCCAGGGCTTCTCGGACGCCTGCCGGCCGCCGGCGGGACGCTAG
- a CDS encoding S-methyl-5'-thioadenosine phosphorylase → MVNAEIGVIGGSGFYSFLEDVSEVRVETPYGPPSDCLYVGELAGRQVAFLPRHGREHTVPPHRINYRANLWALRSVGVRQVFGPCAVGGLRPEYGPGTLLVPDQLVDRTKARAQTFFDGEPLPDGSVPNVVHTTFADPYCPVGRAAALGAARGRDWEPVDGGTMVVVEGPRFSTRAESRWHAAAGWSVVGMTGHPEAVLARELGLCYTSMALVTDLDAGAETGEGVSHTEVLRVFGENVGRLREVLFDAVAALPPTASRDCLCTHAHDGWDLGIELP, encoded by the coding sequence ATGGTGAACGCAGAGATCGGTGTCATCGGCGGCTCGGGCTTCTACTCGTTCCTGGAGGACGTCTCCGAGGTCCGCGTGGAGACCCCGTACGGGCCCCCCAGCGACTGCCTGTACGTCGGTGAGCTGGCCGGACGCCAGGTGGCCTTCCTCCCGCGGCACGGGCGCGAGCACACCGTCCCGCCGCACCGGATCAACTACCGCGCCAACCTGTGGGCGCTGCGCTCGGTCGGCGTGCGCCAGGTCTTCGGGCCGTGCGCGGTCGGCGGCCTGCGCCCCGAGTACGGCCCGGGCACGCTGCTCGTCCCCGACCAGCTGGTCGACCGTACGAAGGCCCGCGCCCAGACCTTCTTCGACGGGGAGCCGCTGCCCGACGGGAGCGTCCCCAACGTGGTGCACACGACCTTCGCCGACCCGTACTGCCCGGTGGGGCGCGCGGCGGCGCTCGGGGCGGCGCGCGGGCGCGACTGGGAGCCGGTGGACGGCGGCACCATGGTGGTCGTCGAGGGGCCCCGCTTCTCCACGCGCGCCGAGTCGCGGTGGCACGCGGCGGCCGGCTGGTCGGTCGTCGGCATGACGGGGCACCCGGAGGCGGTGCTCGCGCGGGAACTGGGGCTCTGCTACACGTCGATGGCCCTGGTCACCGACTTGGACGCGGGCGCCGAGACGGGCGAGGGCGTCTCCCACACCGAGGTGCTGCGGGTGTTCGGCGAGAACGTCGGCCGACTGCGCGAGGTCCTCTTCGACGCGGTGGCGGCGCTGCCGCCGACCGCGTCCCGCGACTGCCTGTGCACGCACGCGCACGACGGCTGGGACCTGGGCATCGAGCTTCCCTGA
- a CDS encoding FmdB family zinc ribbon protein, whose amino-acid sequence MPTYQYQCTECGEGLEAVQKFTDDALTVCPSCDGRLKKVFSAVGIVFKGSGFYRNDSRGSSSSSTPAAKPAGASSPSTAAAAPAAASSSTSSSSTSGSSSGSGSTSAA is encoded by the coding sequence GTGCCGACCTACCAGTACCAGTGCACCGAGTGCGGTGAGGGCCTTGAGGCCGTGCAGAAGTTCACCGATGACGCGCTGACCGTGTGCCCGAGCTGTGACGGACGCCTGAAGAAGGTGTTCTCCGCGGTCGGCATCGTCTTCAAGGGCTCCGGTTTCTACCGGAACGACAGCCGCGGCTCGTCGTCGAGCAGCACCCCCGCCGCGAAGCCCGCCGGGGCGTCGTCCCCGTCGACCGCCGCCGCCGCGCCCGCCGCCGCCTCCTCCTCGACGTCCTCGTCGAGCACGAGCGGCAGCAGCTCCGGCTCCGGCTCCACCTCGGCCGCCTGA
- a CDS encoding NarK family nitrate/nitrite MFS transporter, whose amino-acid sequence MSIRTNSGSGVRSHRADTYKPGATIGDWRPEDDGFWQSTGRRVAQRNLWVSIPALMLGFVVWQVWSVTVVKLNDVGFGFSKSQLFWLTAIPGITGGTFRILYTFIGPIFGERKFTAFSTVILVAPMLWLGFALQNNGTPYWELALIAAVCGIGGANFASSMANIGFFFPKREKGSANGLNGGLGNLGVSIVQLVAPLVVTAAVLGAPAGGPQHDAKKNTDIWLQNGAFLWVPLLVIMALLAWFLMNDLKVASAPFSQQKIIFKRKHNWLMTWLYVGTFGSFIGFAAGLPLLIKNNFESQGYQATTYAWIGPFVGALMRWAGGWLSDRMGGARVTLLSFVGMAAALVVVIYALPHGGDGGSFWAFFIGFLAAFAFSGLGNGSTFRQIPVIFRDQHMREAEGAGPQAQAAALKQSEMEAGAVTGFSSAIAAYGFFFIPAMFAAMSVTNALWIFIGFYATCLAVCWWFYARKGAEAPS is encoded by the coding sequence ATGTCGATACGCACCAACAGCGGCTCCGGGGTGCGCTCGCACCGCGCCGACACCTACAAGCCGGGCGCCACCATCGGCGACTGGCGGCCCGAGGACGACGGCTTCTGGCAGTCCACCGGCCGCAGGGTCGCCCAGCGCAACCTCTGGGTCTCGATCCCCGCGCTCATGCTCGGCTTCGTGGTCTGGCAGGTCTGGTCCGTCACCGTGGTCAAACTGAACGACGTCGGCTTCGGCTTCTCCAAGTCGCAGTTGTTCTGGCTGACGGCCATCCCCGGCATCACCGGCGGCACCTTCCGGATCCTCTACACCTTCATCGGGCCCATCTTCGGCGAGCGGAAGTTCACCGCCTTCAGCACCGTCATCCTGGTCGCGCCGATGCTCTGGCTCGGCTTCGCGCTCCAGAACAACGGCACCCCGTACTGGGAGCTGGCCCTGATCGCAGCCGTGTGCGGCATCGGCGGCGCGAACTTCGCCTCCTCCATGGCCAACATCGGCTTCTTCTTCCCCAAACGGGAGAAGGGCAGTGCCAACGGACTCAACGGCGGTCTCGGCAACCTGGGCGTGAGCATCGTCCAGCTGGTGGCCCCGCTGGTGGTGACCGCGGCCGTCCTGGGCGCCCCCGCGGGCGGCCCGCAGCACGACGCGAAGAAGAACACCGACATCTGGCTCCAGAACGGCGCCTTCCTGTGGGTGCCGCTGCTGGTGATCATGGCGCTGCTCGCCTGGTTCCTGATGAACGACCTGAAGGTCGCCTCGGCGCCCTTCAGCCAGCAGAAGATCATCTTCAAGCGCAAGCACAACTGGCTGATGACCTGGCTCTACGTCGGCACCTTCGGCTCCTTCATCGGCTTCGCCGCGGGCCTGCCCCTGCTGATCAAGAACAACTTCGAGTCCCAGGGCTACCAGGCCACCACCTACGCGTGGATCGGCCCCTTCGTCGGAGCCCTGATGCGGTGGGCCGGCGGCTGGCTCTCCGACAGGATGGGCGGGGCCAGGGTCACCCTGCTGTCCTTCGTCGGCATGGCCGCGGCCCTGGTCGTGGTGATCTACGCGCTGCCGCACGGGGGCGACGGAGGGAGTTTCTGGGCGTTCTTCATCGGCTTCCTGGCCGCCTTCGCCTTCTCCGGCCTCGGCAACGGCTCGACCTTCCGGCAGATCCCGGTGATCTTCCGGGACCAGCACATGCGGGAGGCCGAGGGCGCGGGCCCGCAGGCGCAGGCCGCGGCCCTGAAGCAGTCGGAGATGGAGGCCGGAGCCGTCACCGGCTTCTCCTCGGCCATCGCCGCCTACGGCTTCTTCTTCATCCCGGCCATGTTCGCCGCGATGTCCGTCACCAACGCGCTGTGGATCTTCATCGGCTTCTACGCGACCTGCCTGGCGGTGTGCTGGTGGTTCTACGCCCGCAAGGGCGCCGAGGCTCCCAGCTGA
- the mscL gene encoding large conductance mechanosensitive channel protein MscL, whose translation MSEKKKESVLAGFKAFLMRGNVVDLAVAVVIGAAFTNIVNSIVKGIISPLVGAIGTKNLDVYKSCIKNPCGLDASGQPTGVEILWGSVLNATLSFLITAAVVYFLMVLPMAKYLAKVEARRRAKEGVQETMEITELEVLKEIRDTLVAQRAANGGGAGPTGQRDAF comes from the coding sequence GTGAGCGAGAAGAAGAAGGAGAGCGTGCTGGCGGGCTTCAAGGCCTTCCTGATGCGCGGCAACGTGGTCGACCTCGCGGTGGCCGTGGTCATCGGCGCGGCGTTCACGAACATCGTGAACTCCATCGTCAAGGGGATCATCAGCCCGCTGGTGGGCGCCATCGGCACCAAGAACCTCGACGTCTACAAGTCGTGCATCAAGAACCCCTGCGGCCTCGACGCGAGCGGGCAGCCGACGGGTGTCGAGATCCTCTGGGGCTCGGTGCTCAACGCCACGCTCAGCTTCCTGATCACCGCGGCGGTCGTCTACTTCCTGATGGTGCTGCCGATGGCCAAGTACCTCGCCAAGGTGGAGGCGCGCCGCAGGGCCAAGGAAGGCGTGCAGGAGACCATGGAGATCACCGAGCTGGAGGTCCTCAAGGAGATCCGCGACACCCTGGTCGCCCAGCGCGCGGCCAACGGCGGCGGAGCCGGCCCGACGGGGCAGCGCGACGCCTTCTAG
- a CDS encoding penicillin acylase family protein has protein sequence MPANESAPPVKKKGRRARLIVLVLVLALFAGLGYGAYWGVDSVRASFPQTTGSLKVPGLTGTVDVKRDAHGIPQLYADSDSDLFRAQGFVHAQDRFWEMDVRRHMTSGRLSEMFGAGQVETDAFLRTLGWRQVAQAEYDTKLSADTKKNLQAYADGVNAYLKGKSGKDLSVEHATLKLSAGYAPEQWTPVDSVAWLKAMAWDLRGNMQDEIDRALMSNKLTQAQIDELYPPYPFDRNKPIVEGGKSDGGKYLPQGSTGSSVGSGTGSSSGTGSSSGTGSGTAAGSQASTGTGTGTSTGSGGDAVTGLAGNATAQGATVGLRTQLGALAETLDEIPDILGPNGSGIGSNSWVVSGKYTTTGKPLLANDPHLAPQLPSVWYQMGLHCRTVSAQCQYDVAGYTFSGMPGVVIGHNADIAWGMTNLGADVTDLYLEQVRPEGYVYDNKVLPFTTREEVIKVAGGKSKTITVRTTNNGPLISDRSNELTSVGARAPVASSAPDRGNGYAVALRWTALEPGRSMDAVFSLDRAKNFTDFRQAASQFEVPSQNLIYADNKDATGNIGYQAPGRIPVRGQGDGRMPAPGWDSKYAWKTGKDGSTSYIPQAELPWDYNPSRGYVVTANQAVAEPGTGSGKYPNLLTTDWGYGARSQRINDLIESKIKDSGKISTDDMRSMQMDNSSEIAALLTPMLAKIEVDDPDVRSAQKLLEGWNYTQEPDSAAAAYFNAVWRNILKLSFGDKMPKELRVEGSCMNVRESSTGPADDLAKTVRECGTRGPDSAQPDGGDRWFEVVRRLVKDEKSPWWQSPAIKFKEPATTTRDELFARAMRDARWELTAKLGKDQSTWSWGRLHQLTLKNQTIGTEGPGFMQWLLNRGPWNVGGGEATVNATGWNASSGYGVTWVPSMRMVVNLNDLDKSRWINLTGASGHAYDDTYTDQTTMWAKGELLEWPFGKEAVDKATVDTLTLKPADAS, from the coding sequence ATGCCCGCCAACGAATCCGCTCCTCCCGTCAAGAAGAAGGGACGACGCGCCCGTCTGATCGTGCTCGTTCTGGTCCTGGCTCTCTTCGCGGGCCTCGGCTACGGGGCGTACTGGGGCGTGGACAGCGTGCGCGCCTCCTTCCCCCAGACCACCGGCTCCCTCAAGGTGCCGGGCCTGACCGGGACCGTCGACGTCAAGCGCGACGCCCACGGCATCCCGCAGCTCTACGCCGACAGCGACTCGGACCTCTTCCGCGCGCAGGGCTTCGTGCACGCGCAGGACCGCTTCTGGGAGATGGACGTACGCCGTCACATGACCTCCGGACGGCTCTCGGAGATGTTCGGCGCCGGACAGGTCGAGACCGACGCCTTCCTGCGGACGCTCGGCTGGCGCCAGGTCGCGCAGGCCGAGTACGACACCAAGCTGTCGGCCGACACGAAGAAGAACCTCCAGGCCTACGCCGACGGGGTCAACGCCTACCTGAAGGGGAAGTCCGGCAAGGACCTCTCCGTCGAGCACGCGACCCTCAAGCTCAGCGCCGGCTACGCGCCCGAGCAGTGGACGCCGGTGGACTCGGTGGCCTGGCTCAAGGCGATGGCCTGGGACCTGCGCGGCAACATGCAGGACGAGATCGACCGCGCGCTGATGTCGAACAAGCTCACGCAGGCGCAGATCGACGAGCTCTACCCGCCGTACCCCTTCGACCGCAACAAGCCGATCGTCGAGGGCGGCAAGAGCGACGGCGGCAAGTACCTGCCGCAGGGCTCCACCGGCAGCAGCGTCGGCAGCGGCACCGGTTCGAGCAGCGGCACCGGTTCGAGCAGCGGCACCGGTTCCGGCACCGCCGCCGGCTCGCAGGCCTCGACGGGCACGGGCACGGGTACGAGCACGGGCAGCGGCGGCGACGCGGTCACCGGCCTCGCCGGCAACGCCACCGCCCAGGGCGCGACCGTCGGCCTGCGCACCCAGCTCGGCGCCCTCGCCGAGACGCTGGACGAGATCCCCGACATCCTCGGCCCCAACGGCAGCGGCATCGGTTCGAACTCCTGGGTCGTCTCGGGCAAGTACACGACCACCGGCAAGCCGCTGCTGGCGAACGACCCGCACCTGGCCCCGCAGCTGCCCTCGGTCTGGTACCAGATGGGCCTGCACTGCCGCACGGTCTCGGCCCAGTGCCAGTACGACGTGGCCGGCTACACCTTCTCCGGCATGCCGGGCGTGGTCATCGGCCACAACGCCGACATCGCCTGGGGCATGACCAACCTGGGCGCCGACGTCACCGACCTCTACCTGGAGCAGGTCCGGCCCGAGGGCTACGTCTACGACAACAAGGTGCTCCCCTTCACCACCCGCGAAGAGGTCATCAAGGTCGCGGGGGGCAAGAGCAAGACGATCACCGTCCGCACGACCAACAACGGGCCGCTGATCTCCGACCGCAGCAACGAACTGACCTCGGTCGGCGCCCGCGCCCCCGTCGCCAGCTCGGCGCCCGACCGCGGCAACGGCTACGCGGTCGCCCTGCGCTGGACCGCGCTGGAGCCGGGCCGCTCGATGGACGCCGTCTTCAGCCTCGACCGGGCGAAGAACTTCACCGACTTCCGCCAGGCGGCCTCCCAGTTCGAGGTGCCCTCGCAGAACCTGATCTACGCCGACAACAAGGACGCCACCGGCAACATCGGCTACCAGGCCCCCGGCCGCATCCCGGTCCGGGGCCAGGGCGACGGCCGGATGCCGGCCCCCGGCTGGGACTCCAAGTACGCGTGGAAGACCGGCAAGGACGGCAGCACCAGCTACATCCCGCAGGCCGAGCTGCCCTGGGACTACAACCCGTCGCGCGGCTACGTCGTCACCGCCAACCAGGCCGTCGCGGAGCCCGGGACGGGCTCGGGCAAGTACCCGAACCTGCTGACCACCGACTGGGGCTACGGCGCCCGCAGCCAGCGGATCAACGACCTCATCGAGTCGAAGATCAAGGACAGCGGCAAGATCTCCACCGACGACATGCGCAGCATGCAGATGGACAACAGCAGCGAGATCGCCGCGCTGCTGACCCCGATGCTGGCCAAGATCGAGGTGGACGACCCGGACGTGCGCTCCGCGCAGAAGCTGCTGGAGGGCTGGAACTACACCCAGGAGCCCGACTCGGCGGCCGCCGCGTACTTCAACGCGGTCTGGCGCAACATCCTGAAGCTGTCCTTCGGCGACAAGATGCCCAAGGAGCTGCGCGTCGAGGGCAGCTGCATGAACGTCCGCGAGAGCAGCACCGGCCCCGCCGACGACCTCGCCAAGACGGTCCGCGAATGCGGCACCCGCGGCCCCGACTCCGCCCAGCCGGACGGCGGCGACCGCTGGTTCGAGGTGGTGCGCCGCCTGGTCAAGGACGAGAAGTCGCCGTGGTGGCAGTCGCCCGCGATCAAGTTCAAGGAGCCGGCCACCACCACCCGCGACGAGCTCTTCGCCCGGGCCATGCGCGACGCCCGCTGGGAGCTGACCGCCAAGCTCGGCAAGGACCAGTCGACCTGGAGCTGGGGCCGGCTGCACCAGCTGACGCTGAAGAACCAGACGATCGGCACCGAGGGCCCCGGCTTCATGCAGTGGCTCCTCAACCGCGGCCCGTGGAACGTGGGCGGCGGCGAGGCCACCGTCAACGCGACCGGCTGGAACGCCTCCAGCGGCTACGGGGTCACCTGGGTGCCCTCGATGCGGATGGTCGTGAACCTCAACGACCTCGACAAGTCCCGCTGGATCAACCTGACGGGCGCCTCGGGCCACGCGTACGACGACACCTACACCGACCAGACGACGATGTGGGCCAAGGGCGAACTGCTGGAGTGGCCGTTCGGCAAGGAGGCCGTCGACAAGGCGACCGTCGACACCCTGACCCTCAAGCCGGCGGACGCCTCATGA